One genomic segment of Caldilineales bacterium includes these proteins:
- a CDS encoding ABC transporter permease, with amino-acid sequence MPTTPASPPRPMQTELAVLAASFRRDWRIARSYRLAFVLRLVGTVFQVVVFFFISQLVGVAQHPALAAYGGNYFAYVLIGLAFQRFFNLSLAGYASALTEAQQTGTLEAQAVLPVSLPWLAAGSNLWPYLYATAETILYLLLGVVLGAPLAGANLWGAALVTVLASLAISGPGLMGAALILLYKRGNAVAWGVEAAAALLSGVFFPPELLPAPLARLSVLLPQTHALEGLRAALLEAAPTADLWPQLAALTLFSLVLLPAGVLALNLSYRRAQIKGSLAQY; translated from the coding sequence ATGCCCACTACACCGGCCTCGCCGCCCCGGCCGATGCAGACTGAACTGGCCGTTCTGGCCGCCAGTTTTCGCCGCGACTGGCGCATCGCCCGCAGCTACCGCCTGGCCTTTGTGCTGCGGCTAGTGGGCACGGTCTTTCAGGTGGTAGTGTTCTTCTTCATCAGCCAACTGGTGGGGGTGGCGCAGCATCCGGCGCTGGCGGCCTACGGCGGCAACTATTTCGCCTATGTCCTCATCGGCCTGGCCTTTCAGCGTTTCTTCAACCTCAGCCTGGCCGGCTATGCCAGCGCCCTGACCGAAGCGCAACAGACGGGCACGCTCGAAGCCCAGGCCGTGCTGCCGGTCTCGTTGCCCTGGCTGGCCGCAGGCAGCAACCTCTGGCCCTACCTGTACGCGACCGCCGAGACCATCCTCTATCTGCTTTTGGGCGTCGTTTTGGGCGCGCCGCTGGCCGGGGCGAATTTGTGGGGGGCGGCGCTGGTCACAGTGCTGGCCTCTCTGGCCATCAGCGGGCCGGGTCTGATGGGCGCGGCGCTCATCCTGCTGTATAAGCGCGGGAATGCAGTGGCCTGGGGCGTCGAAGCGGCGGCGGCGCTGCTGAGCGGCGTCTTCTTCCCGCCCGAACTGCTGCCCGCGCCCCTGGCCCGGCTTTCCGTCCTCCTGCCCCAGACCCATGCCCTGGAAGGATTGCGCGCCGCCCTGTTGGAGGCCGCCCCCACCGCTGATCTCTGGCCGCAACTGGCCGCCCTGACCCTGTTCAGCCTCGTCCTGCTCCCGGCCGGCGTCCTGGCCCTGAATCTGAGCTATCGCCGGGCGCAGATCAAGGGGAGCCTGGCGCAATACTGA
- a CDS encoding LacI family transcriptional regulator, with amino-acid sequence MSAKLEDIARETGFSIATVSRVLSNSNYPVSEQIREKVLLVAAAMGYEPNIAARSLRTDRTNTIGIIVDDFLSPFTPPIVRGIQDYLHENGFLSLIVNSDWDPDQEQAAIKTLLSRPVDGIIFVEYSHRATSDVLEQSNKPRVFVHRLFGSPIMNSVVPDDYYGAGLATLHLMSLGHRRIGYINGPENWHTCRARLRGYCDALAGENLPFDQALVQPGDWEIESGYEAANNLLKRGERPTAIFAANDLMALGAIYAVQDAGLSIPGDMAVVGYDNRNFTKIFRPGMTTVSMPIISMGRVAAELLLKHVAEGRREEEEIKVKGQLIIRETCGAPETSRTKEEPGSQTLFRRVLLNKQPEE; translated from the coding sequence ATGTCGGCCAAACTTGAGGATATTGCTAGAGAGACCGGCTTTTCAATTGCCACTGTCTCGCGGGTCTTGTCCAATAGCAACTACCCGGTCTCGGAGCAGATCCGCGAGAAGGTGCTTCTTGTCGCGGCAGCAATGGGCTATGAGCCCAATATCGCTGCTCGCAGCCTGCGCACAGACCGCACGAATACCATCGGCATCATCGTCGATGATTTTCTCAGCCCATTTACGCCTCCCATTGTCCGTGGCATCCAGGATTACCTGCACGAGAATGGGTTCCTGAGCCTGATCGTCAATTCTGATTGGGATCCCGACCAGGAGCAAGCAGCGATCAAGACACTGCTCAGCCGGCCTGTGGATGGCATCATCTTCGTCGAGTACTCGCATCGGGCTACCAGCGACGTGCTGGAACAGTCGAACAAGCCGCGCGTCTTCGTTCACCGTTTGTTCGGCTCGCCGATAATGAATTCCGTGGTGCCAGATGATTATTACGGCGCCGGATTGGCGACCCTTCATCTCATGAGCCTGGGTCATCGTCGTATTGGCTATATCAATGGTCCAGAAAACTGGCATACGTGTCGTGCGCGTTTGCGTGGTTACTGCGACGCCCTGGCTGGCGAGAACCTGCCCTTCGACCAGGCGTTGGTGCAGCCTGGTGATTGGGAGATTGAAAGCGGATACGAGGCTGCCAATAACCTGTTGAAACGGGGCGAGCGGCCAACGGCCATCTTTGCCGCCAATGATTTGATGGCGTTGGGCGCCATTTATGCCGTTCAGGACGCCGGCCTGAGCATTCCCGGAGATATGGCGGTGGTTGGCTACGATAACCGGAACTTTACGAAGATCTTCCGGCCCGGGATGACGACTGTGAGTATGCCCATTATCAGCATGGGCAGAGTGGCAGCCGAATTGTTACTGAAGCATGTGGCCGAGGGGCGCCGGGAGGAAGAAGAAATAAAAGTCAAAGGCCAATTGATCATCCGCGAAACCTGCGGCGCCCCTGAAACCAGCCGAACCAAGGAAGAGCCAGGCTCGCAAACACTCTTCAGGCGGGTGCTGCTCAACAAACAACCCGAAGAATAA
- a CDS encoding substrate-binding domain-containing protein — protein MSQNTTLSRREFIKLAGLVAAGASLAACGVPAASPPATQAPAAAATMAPAVVKGGKVRVAVGGWAEQNIKDLLAVTDFTKKTGIEVEIVLRTDTKETELARLASAVQAGDTPYDILDFEDELATTLSKAGYMLPVNDLISQEVWADLSPSMKAYTDVWSTYNGEVIRMIHNWEMPYWWYRKDWFDAKGVAVPTTWDEVKKMGAAFTDEAAGKWASVDGLIKGAFLNVYLAWVTLQAGGNPFDVGPEYQQALEYIYDLMYTSKALNPASLQKDYNQQNADYIADKVAFMRQWPFFGDVARSDDNKAWFSDDKVAIALPPVGPGGKGGSTYAAGWGWGIVKNSPNLEPAKELFKFLISNETSAEAVKVGFWFLSARKSVLAAAPADSWLVQALNTYTNANVIGVRPFHPQFVEALTILEDTAAAYLTKQISLEASMKQAKDQLATLG, from the coding sequence ATGTCTCAGAATACAACGCTTTCACGCCGTGAGTTCATCAAGCTGGCAGGGTTGGTTGCAGCGGGCGCCTCCCTGGCGGCATGCGGTGTGCCAGCTGCGTCGCCGCCCGCCACACAGGCGCCGGCTGCCGCCGCGACGATGGCGCCCGCCGTTGTCAAAGGAGGGAAGGTTCGCGTCGCGGTGGGCGGTTGGGCCGAGCAGAACATCAAGGACTTGCTCGCCGTGACCGACTTCACCAAGAAGACAGGCATCGAGGTTGAGATCGTGCTCAGGACGGACACGAAGGAAACCGAGCTGGCGCGCCTGGCCAGCGCCGTCCAAGCCGGCGACACCCCCTACGATATCCTCGACTTCGAAGACGAACTGGCCACCACGCTTTCCAAAGCCGGTTACATGCTGCCTGTGAATGACCTCATCTCGCAAGAAGTGTGGGCTGACCTTTCGCCGTCGATGAAGGCCTACACCGACGTCTGGAGCACCTACAATGGCGAAGTCATCCGCATGATCCACAACTGGGAGATGCCCTACTGGTGGTATCGGAAAGATTGGTTCGACGCCAAAGGCGTCGCCGTTCCTACTACCTGGGACGAGGTCAAAAAGATGGGCGCCGCCTTCACCGACGAAGCAGCCGGCAAATGGGCGTCGGTAGATGGCCTGATCAAGGGCGCCTTCCTCAACGTCTACCTGGCCTGGGTCACCCTCCAGGCTGGCGGCAACCCCTTCGACGTTGGCCCCGAATACCAGCAGGCCCTCGAATACATCTATGACCTGATGTACACCAGCAAGGCGCTCAACCCGGCTTCGTTGCAGAAGGACTACAATCAGCAGAACGCGGACTACATCGCCGACAAAGTAGCCTTCATGCGACAATGGCCCTTCTTTGGCGATGTGGCGCGCAGCGACGACAACAAGGCCTGGTTCAGCGATGACAAGGTCGCCATCGCCCTCCCGCCGGTCGGGCCGGGCGGGAAAGGAGGCTCGACCTACGCCGCCGGCTGGGGTTGGGGCATCGTCAAGAATTCACCCAACCTGGAACCAGCAAAGGAATTGTTCAAGTTCCTGATCTCCAACGAAACCTCGGCCGAAGCCGTCAAGGTTGGCTTCTGGTTCCTCAGCGCTCGCAAATCCGTCCTGGCAGCCGCGCCGGCAGACAGCTGGCTGGTGCAGGCCCTCAACACTTACACCAATGCGAATGTGATCGGCGTACGCCCCTTCCATCCGCAATTCGTGGAAGCGCTCACCATCCTCGAAGACACAGCGGCGGCATATCTGACCAAGCAGATCAGCCTCGAAGCGTCGATGAAGCAAGCCAAGGACCAGTTGGCAACGCTCGGCTAG
- a CDS encoding sugar ABC transporter permease has translation MTEAVNRPQRTATSAPARVAISKAARRRYLLFIVLVAPAFLLRLLTAAYPILQTIYLGFTNLSVLKGTNAFVGLDNYRAMGNNIGVQGATAFTIVFILATTLLDLVIGMMIALLLNATFRGLGFARTINLIPWAIPTIVAGYAFRWLLDDQFGLLPVWTTQLTGLHPVIFINPLSSQIAVILVHAWKDAPFMAIILLAGMQGIPEDLYDAARVDGASAWQRFRRLTLPLIMPLTITMGLFRLVWSLGSFDLVYGLTFGGPGVSTSVLALQVFREGILFFKFGFASAISVILLLLVAIIGVIGLWLFRKAEVTF, from the coding sequence ATGACAGAAGCAGTGAATCGTCCCCAGAGGACGGCTACTTCGGCCCCAGCGCGGGTTGCGATCTCCAAAGCTGCCCGTCGGCGTTATCTGCTCTTCATCGTGCTCGTAGCGCCGGCGTTTTTGTTGCGGCTCCTCACAGCAGCCTACCCCATCCTGCAAACCATCTACCTGGGCTTCACCAATCTCTCCGTCCTCAAAGGGACCAATGCGTTTGTTGGCCTGGACAACTACCGGGCCATGGGCAATAACATTGGGGTGCAGGGTGCAACCGCGTTCACGATTGTTTTCATCCTCGCCACTACCCTTCTGGATTTGGTCATTGGCATGATGATCGCTCTGCTGCTCAACGCCACCTTCCGTGGCCTGGGTTTTGCGCGCACGATCAATCTGATCCCGTGGGCCATTCCTACGATTGTGGCCGGCTACGCCTTTCGCTGGCTGCTGGATGACCAGTTTGGCCTTCTGCCTGTCTGGACGACGCAACTCACCGGGCTGCACCCGGTCATCTTCATCAATCCCTTATCCTCACAGATCGCTGTGATCCTGGTGCATGCCTGGAAGGATGCACCCTTCATGGCCATTATCCTGTTAGCCGGTATGCAAGGCATTCCCGAAGACCTTTACGATGCCGCCAGGGTGGACGGGGCGAGCGCCTGGCAACGTTTTCGTCGTCTGACGCTGCCATTAATCATGCCACTGACCATCACCATGGGCTTGTTCAGATTGGTATGGTCGCTGGGAAGTTTCGACCTGGTATACGGTCTCACCTTTGGCGGGCCGGGTGTCTCCACCTCTGTGTTGGCTCTCCAGGTCTTCCGCGAAGGCATCCTCTTTTTCAAGTTCGGTTTTGCCTCGGCGATCAGCGTCATCCTCTTGCTTCTGGTGGCCATCATCGGCGTCATCGGCCTGTGGCTGTTCCGCAAGGCTGAAGTTACCTTTTGA
- a CDS encoding carbohydrate ABC transporter permease yields MRMTTNRLLANIHWRQKLRSGPVYLAFIVFTIVVLLPIYWMTRSAFSTSTDLYKVPLVYFPHLTVKNFATLLEQVPFALYLRNSLLFALSTTLLTLLVSYLAAYAFARIRFPGSGLLMWILVLSMALPDIGTIVPLYRILKTLHLSDSIAGITLVLTSALTPFTVWVLVSFIRQVPYEIEEAATLDGASLPQVLWRILLPVTVPGLVTMGLINFVNAWNNLLYPLSFTTSPAAKTLSVAITEIYAGYSPWGKPWELIMAVGVTMTIPIVILVLFTQRSIVRGLTGGAVK; encoded by the coding sequence TTGCGCATGACGACAAATAGGCTGCTTGCAAACATCCATTGGCGTCAAAAACTGAGGTCTGGCCCTGTCTACCTGGCGTTCATCGTGTTCACGATCGTGGTTTTGCTGCCGATCTACTGGATGACACGATCGGCTTTTTCCACTTCTACGGACTTGTACAAAGTTCCACTGGTCTATTTCCCCCACCTGACAGTCAAGAACTTCGCCACCCTGCTAGAACAGGTGCCGTTCGCCCTTTATCTCCGCAACTCACTCTTGTTTGCGCTCTCGACCACACTCTTGACGTTGCTGGTCAGCTATCTGGCGGCGTATGCCTTTGCCCGCATTCGCTTTCCGGGCAGCGGCCTGCTGATGTGGATTCTAGTGCTCTCGATGGCTTTGCCTGATATTGGCACCATCGTTCCACTCTACCGGATTTTGAAGACGCTGCACCTATCGGATAGCATCGCCGGCATCACCCTGGTGCTAACCAGCGCCCTGACACCCTTCACGGTTTGGGTGTTGGTTTCCTTCATCCGGCAAGTGCCCTATGAGATCGAAGAAGCCGCCACCCTCGATGGCGCTTCGCTTCCGCAGGTTCTCTGGCGCATCCTCCTCCCGGTCACCGTGCCGGGTTTGGTCACCATGGGGCTGATCAACTTTGTGAATGCCTGGAATAATCTTTTGTATCCGCTTTCCTTCACAACCTCTCCCGCCGCCAAGACCCTGAGCGTCGCCATCACCGAAATCTACGCCGGCTATTCGCCTTGGGGCAAACCCTGGGAATTGATCATGGCCGTGGGCGTGACCATGACCATCCCTATCGTCATCCTAGTTCTGTTCACACAGCGCTCGATTGTTCGCGGTCTGACGGGCGGAGCGGTCAAGTAG
- a CDS encoding glycoside hydrolase family 127 protein: MADATNKATGPVDNSHSANSAYRVLASGAIRFTDGFWAERQAINHRVSLKHGYAMLNKAGNLHNLRMAAGLESGSYHGMVFADETVYKWLEALAWELGREPDADLQSLADEVIALVEAAQQPDGYLDSYYQVVEPEGKWSDLDFGHELYCAGHLLQAAVAFARAVGDERLLKVALRLVDHIETVFGPHKREEACGHPEIEMALVELSRLTGQDRYRRLAQFFVDQRGKRKMRGLGASGPEYHQDHVAVRAAEGMAGHAVRQTYLATAVADLYMETGEQALLETCHRLWDDMIGGKLYITGGVGSRYDGESFGESYELPSDQCYCETCAAIGNFFWNWRLLLISGEGRYADLMERLLYNGILSSPSLGGANFFYVNPLLLRDGRYVRLSANQPEGYEISGRPAWHSVACCPPNVMRLFASLSHYFATGDETGIQIHHYSPMRISHSLGEGAPLALKVATGYPWDGRIEITIVQSNDRPWKLSLRLPGWRQSFSLQVNGQEGYNSVQNGYATIARAWKSGDVVEIEFAMPPFLVEADPRIDSVRGCLAIQRGPIVYCLEEHDQAPGANLLDMEIDPAGELAARWQGDLLGGVTIVEGTGYQMDRSDWAQTELYRPLGARTGHHPSARVLRWEAIPYYAWGNRGLKSMRVWIPGARG, translated from the coding sequence ATGGCAGATGCAACCAACAAGGCAACTGGTCCTGTCGATAATTCGCACAGCGCCAACAGCGCCTACAGAGTATTGGCGAGCGGAGCGATCCGTTTCACGGACGGCTTTTGGGCCGAGCGCCAGGCCATCAACCATCGCGTCAGCCTCAAGCACGGTTATGCCATGCTGAACAAGGCTGGAAATCTCCACAACCTCAGAATGGCCGCCGGCCTGGAGTCCGGCAGCTATCACGGCATGGTGTTTGCGGATGAGACCGTTTACAAATGGCTCGAGGCCCTGGCCTGGGAACTTGGCCGGGAGCCTGACGCCGACCTGCAATCCCTGGCGGACGAGGTGATTGCCCTTGTGGAGGCGGCGCAGCAACCCGATGGTTACCTGGATAGCTACTATCAGGTAGTAGAGCCAGAGGGAAAGTGGTCCGATCTCGATTTTGGCCACGAATTATATTGCGCCGGCCATCTGCTTCAGGCGGCCGTCGCCTTCGCCCGCGCGGTGGGCGACGAACGTTTGCTGAAGGTCGCGCTTCGCCTCGTCGATCATATCGAGACCGTCTTTGGCCCCCACAAGCGCGAAGAGGCGTGCGGGCATCCCGAGATCGAAATGGCGCTGGTGGAATTGTCTCGCCTGACCGGCCAAGATCGCTACCGGCGTTTGGCGCAGTTCTTCGTCGATCAGCGCGGCAAGCGGAAAATGCGAGGCTTGGGCGCCAGCGGGCCGGAGTATCACCAGGATCACGTGGCTGTGCGCGCCGCAGAAGGGATGGCCGGCCACGCCGTGCGCCAAACTTATCTGGCGACGGCAGTGGCGGACCTCTATATGGAAACCGGCGAGCAGGCTTTGCTGGAGACTTGCCACCGCCTGTGGGACGACATGATCGGGGGAAAGCTCTATATCACCGGGGGCGTCGGCTCGCGCTATGACGGCGAATCCTTCGGCGAGAGTTATGAACTGCCCTCCGACCAATGCTACTGCGAAACCTGCGCTGCCATCGGCAATTTCTTCTGGAATTGGCGTCTGCTGCTGATCAGCGGCGAAGGCCGTTACGCCGATCTGATGGAGCGCCTGCTGTATAACGGTATTCTCAGCAGCCCCAGCCTGGGTGGAGCCAACTTTTTCTATGTCAACCCCTTGCTGCTGCGCGATGGCCGTTATGTGCGACTCTCTGCTAATCAACCCGAAGGCTATGAGATCTCCGGCCGCCCAGCGTGGCACTCTGTGGCCTGCTGCCCACCCAACGTGATGCGGCTATTCGCATCCCTGTCCCATTACTTTGCCACCGGCGATGAGACCGGCATTCAAATCCATCATTACAGCCCGATGAGAATCTCCCACTCCCTGGGGGAAGGCGCTCCGCTTGCTCTGAAGGTGGCGACCGGCTACCCCTGGGATGGACGTATCGAGATTACGATTGTGCAGAGCAACGATCGGCCCTGGAAACTGTCGCTACGTCTGCCAGGCTGGCGCCAGAGTTTTTCTTTGCAGGTCAACGGCCAGGAGGGATATAACAGTGTGCAAAACGGCTATGCAACGATCGCGCGGGCCTGGAAGTCGGGTGATGTTGTGGAAATCGAGTTTGCCATGCCGCCTTTCCTGGTCGAAGCCGACCCCCGCATCGATAGCGTGCGCGGTTGCCTGGCCATTCAGCGCGGCCCGATCGTGTATTGTTTGGAAGAACACGATCAAGCGCCGGGCGCCAACCTGCTCGATATGGAAATCGATCCGGCCGGGGAGTTGGCGGCGCGTTGGCAGGGCGATCTGTTGGGCGGCGTGACCATTGTGGAGGGGACGGGCTATCAGATGGATCGAAGCGATTGGGCGCAGACTGAACTCTATCGCCCACTGGGCGCGCGAACCGGGCATCACCCCTCCGCGCGGGTGCTGAGATGGGAGGCCATTCCCTATTACGCCTGGGGCAATCGCGGCTTGAAGAGCATGCGCGTCTGGATTCCCGGCGCGCGGGGATGA
- a CDS encoding OsmC family protein, whose translation MTKQVFVDWQQQRFFVGNSPHGGDVAIDGDHIGRGMGPSELLLAALGGCVSTTVIGVLEKKRQSVTGYTVEITGEQMPDWPKAYTQIHITYRVKGVNIDPAAVERAVELAETRYCTVSASLRAPITHSIEVSEDATPA comes from the coding sequence ATGACCAAACAGGTCTTTGTCGATTGGCAACAACAACGATTCTTTGTCGGCAACAGCCCCCACGGCGGCGATGTCGCCATCGATGGCGATCACATCGGGCGGGGCATGGGGCCGAGCGAATTGCTGCTGGCCGCCCTGGGCGGCTGCGTCTCCACCACCGTGATCGGTGTGCTGGAAAAGAAACGACAATCGGTAACCGGCTATACGGTCGAAATCACAGGCGAGCAGATGCCTGACTGGCCGAAAGCCTACACCCAAATCCACATCACCTATCGCGTCAAGGGCGTGAACATCGACCCGGCTGCGGTCGAGCGAGCGGTCGAGCTGGCCGAAACCCGCTATTGCACCGTCTCGGCCTCGCTGCGGGCGCCGATCACGCACTCGATCGAAGTCAGCGAAGACGCGACCCCCGCCTGA
- a CDS encoding GNAT family N-acetyltransferase, translating into MPSLIPASACSTAALVDVLNAGFQDYAVALHFDPDQYEFFVRSHDIDLDLSLAAHVGGDLIGIAQLGRRGDCGWVAGVSVRPDHRRHGVARALMQALAQHAQEAGLHQLRLEVLYQNDAARQLYEELGWKVERELLTWSRAADQELLPVPDEFITEFDPARLLETCFGWHDQPPCWQRQRATLRHFPRVGLRGWALVREAGPVAGPVAYALGFPPLEGKLRLADVAVDPAVGIRSAGRPLLQALYHSFRQAAPQLGNEPVDSHLNHLFFALGYRVSLRQHEMSLSLKGS; encoded by the coding sequence ATGCCCTCCCTCATCCCGGCCTCGGCCTGTTCCACTGCCGCCCTGGTCGACGTCCTCAACGCCGGCTTCCAGGACTATGCCGTGGCGCTGCACTTCGACCCCGACCAATACGAGTTCTTCGTCCGCTCGCACGACATCGATCTCGACCTTTCGCTGGCGGCTCATGTCGGCGGCGACCTGATCGGCATTGCCCAGTTGGGACGGCGGGGCGATTGCGGTTGGGTGGCGGGGGTGAGCGTGCGGCCCGACCATCGCCGGCACGGCGTGGCCCGCGCCCTGATGCAAGCACTGGCGCAGCACGCCCAGGAAGCCGGGCTGCATCAGTTGCGGCTCGAAGTCCTCTACCAGAACGACGCCGCCCGCCAGCTGTACGAAGAGTTGGGCTGGAAGGTGGAACGCGAGTTGCTGACCTGGAGCCGAGCCGCCGACCAGGAACTGCTGCCCGTTCCCGACGAATTCATCACCGAGTTCGACCCCGCCCGCCTGCTGGAAACCTGCTTTGGCTGGCACGACCAGCCGCCCTGCTGGCAGCGCCAGCGCGCCACCCTCCGCCACTTCCCCCGGGTCGGGCTGCGCGGGTGGGCATTGGTGCGCGAGGCTGGGCCTGTGGCCGGGCCTGTAGCCTACGCCCTCGGCTTCCCACCGCTCGAGGGCAAGCTGCGGCTGGCCGATGTGGCGGTCGATCCGGCTGTCGGCATCCGCAGCGCCGGCCGCCCGCTCTTGCAGGCGCTCTACCACAGCTTCCGCCAGGCCGCGCCCCAACTGGGCAACGAGCCGGTTGATTCCCATCTCAACCACCTGTTCTTTGCCCTGGGCTACCGCGTCAGCCTGCGCCAGCACGAAATGAGCCTCAGCTTGAAAGGATCGTGA
- the add gene encoding adenosine deaminase has product MPNTTPLHAFAAAMPKVELHVHLEGAIQPATVLALARRHGLPLPAADEEGLRRWFRFTDFRHFIQVYIDISNLLRTPADFELIAYDFGREMQRQNTRYAEITFTPYTHLWQEKGLVADDLIAGLEAGRQAARRDFGVEMAWVLDIPRNLSFSNGVYTGAASDPTVAMALAWQGRGVVALGLGGNEVGAPAAAFAAAFAHARAGGLASVPHAGETQGPDSVWAALRDLGADRIGHGVRASEDPSLVAFLVERQIPLEINPTSNLALGIYSSFAAHPLRRLWDAGVFVTVNSDDPPLFGTTLTQEYHALIDHFGFTADDLERIALNALAASFLPPDRKSTLAAEFRREFARLRKGWG; this is encoded by the coding sequence ATGCCCAACACCACCCCGCTTCACGCCTTCGCCGCCGCCATGCCCAAGGTGGAGCTTCACGTCCACCTGGAAGGCGCCATCCAACCTGCCACCGTCCTGGCCCTGGCCCGGCGCCACGGGTTGCCCCTGCCCGCCGCGGATGAAGAAGGGTTGCGCCGGTGGTTTCGCTTCACCGACTTCCGTCACTTCATCCAGGTCTACATTGACATCTCCAACCTCTTGCGCACACCGGCCGATTTCGAGCTGATCGCCTACGACTTCGGGCGTGAGATGCAGCGCCAGAACACGCGCTACGCCGAAATCACCTTCACACCCTACACCCATCTCTGGCAAGAGAAGGGGCTGGTCGCCGACGACCTCATCGCCGGGCTGGAGGCCGGGCGACAGGCGGCGCGACGGGATTTCGGCGTCGAAATGGCCTGGGTGCTCGATATCCCACGTAATCTCAGCTTCAGCAACGGCGTCTATACGGGTGCAGCCAGCGATCCTACGGTGGCGATGGCCCTGGCCTGGCAAGGCCGGGGCGTCGTGGCCCTGGGACTGGGCGGCAACGAGGTCGGCGCGCCGGCCGCCGCCTTCGCCGCCGCCTTCGCCCATGCCCGCGCCGGCGGCCTGGCCAGCGTCCCCCATGCCGGCGAGACGCAAGGCCCCGATAGCGTGTGGGCCGCCCTCCGCGACCTGGGCGCCGACCGCATCGGTCACGGCGTGCGGGCCAGCGAAGACCCCTCCCTGGTCGCTTTCCTGGTCGAGCGCCAGATCCCGCTGGAGATCAATCCCACCTCCAACCTGGCCCTCGGCATCTACTCCAGCTTTGCCGCCCATCCCCTGCGCCGGCTGTGGGATGCCGGCGTCTTCGTCACCGTCAATTCCGACGACCCGCCGCTGTTCGGCACCACCCTCACGCAAGAATATCACGCCCTTATCGACCATTTCGGCTTCACGGCCGACGATCTCGAACGCATCGCCCTCAACGCCCTCGCGGCCAGCTTCCTGCCCCCCGACCGCAAATCTACCCTGGCCGCCGAATTCCGCCGCGAGTTCGCCCGGCTTCGCAAGGGGTGGGGGTGA
- a CDS encoding UbiD family decarboxylase: MSIHDLRSYLAVLESHGQLARIDRPLDLVHELADVAATLARTGGPAPLFTQVQGSPWPIFTNAVTNQKTAALALGCTEDRVIEVMEHALDPAHGLAPVRVAAAAWQENVLRGEEVDVGRLPLPTHSRGDGGAFITGGVTITKDPVSGRGNLSYNRMLRLGPRTFGFNLNEWRHAGMFMKSRPDPLAPFPAAIAIGLDPAITIAAGVRTEADELTLAGAIRGEGVRVARGVTVDVDIPAEAEIVVEGLIRPAERQPEGPLAEFHGYHGELWNSPTFEVTAIGWRDDPIFQTIIPGWYEHIYIGNVLPREPLLRRFVRHIEKTANVHIPPYGNGFLAVVQIKRDNPGQPKNLAMAAMAAHINIRNVIVVDDDVDIYDPADVLWALTNRVDWTRDIFIAPEAQGHEMDPVANQRGVGPKLGIDATYKRERREYGQRVRYAVVDLNQYL; this comes from the coding sequence ATGTCCATCCATGATCTTCGCTCCTATCTCGCCGTCCTCGAGTCCCACGGCCAGTTGGCTCGGATCGACCGGCCGCTCGATCTGGTGCACGAACTGGCCGATGTCGCCGCCACTCTCGCCCGCACCGGCGGCCCCGCCCCGCTGTTCACCCAGGTGCAGGGTTCGCCCTGGCCGATCTTCACCAATGCCGTCACCAACCAGAAGACGGCTGCCCTGGCCCTGGGATGCACGGAGGACAGGGTGATCGAAGTCATGGAGCACGCCCTCGACCCGGCTCACGGCCTCGCGCCCGTGCGTGTGGCTGCCGCCGCCTGGCAGGAGAACGTGCTCAGGGGGGAGGAGGTCGATGTCGGGCGCTTGCCCCTGCCCACCCACTCGCGCGGCGATGGCGGCGCCTTCATCACCGGCGGTGTGACCATCACCAAAGACCCGGTCTCGGGGCGGGGCAATCTCTCCTACAACCGCATGTTGCGGCTTGGCCCGCGCACCTTCGGCTTCAATCTCAACGAGTGGCGGCATGCGGGCATGTTCATGAAGAGCCGGCCCGACCCGCTCGCCCCCTTCCCGGCGGCGATTGCCATCGGCCTCGACCCGGCCATCACCATCGCCGCCGGGGTGCGCACCGAGGCCGACGAACTGACCCTTGCCGGGGCCATCCGCGGCGAGGGGGTGAGGGTGGCGCGCGGGGTCACAGTTGATGTGGACATCCCTGCCGAAGCCGAAATCGTGGTCGAGGGCCTGATCCGGCCGGCCGAACGCCAGCCCGAAGGCCCCCTGGCCGAATTTCATGGCTATCACGGCGAGTTGTGGAACAGCCCCACCTTCGAGGTCACGGCCATCGGCTGGCGGGATGACCCCATCTTCCAAACCATCATCCCCGGCTGGTACGAGCACATCTATATCGGCAATGTCTTGCCGCGTGAGCCGCTGCTACGGCGCTTCGTCCGCCACATCGAAAAGACGGCCAACGTTCACATCCCGCCCTACGGCAATGGCTTCCTGGCGGTGGTGCAGATCAAGCGCGACAACCCCGGCCAGCCCAAGAACCTGGCCATGGCCGCCATGGCCGCGCACATCAATATCCGCAACGTCATCGTCGTCGATGATGACGTGGACATCTATGACCCGGCCGATGTGCTGTGGGCCTTGACCAATCGTGTGGATTGGACGCGCGACATCTTCATCGCCCCCGAAGCGCAGGGCCACGAGATGGACCCGGTGGCCAACCAACGCGGCGTCGGCCCCAAGCTGGGCATCGACGCCACCTACAAGCGCGAGCGCCGCGAATACGGCCAACGCGTCCGCTATGCGGTCGTCGATTTGAACCAATACCTGTAG